The proteins below are encoded in one region of Leptospira montravelensis:
- a CDS encoding DMT family transporter, giving the protein MSWILLLIAGLFEVLFAFCLGKTKDITGTETYFWYSGFLVSLIISMSLLIKVTQTLPIGTSYAVWTGIGAIGTVVIGILFFKEPMEFWRLFFLSTLVLSVVGLKLVSH; this is encoded by the coding sequence ATGAGTTGGATTTTACTTTTAATTGCAGGTCTTTTCGAAGTTTTGTTTGCTTTTTGTTTAGGCAAAACAAAAGACATTACCGGTACAGAAACTTATTTTTGGTATTCCGGTTTTTTGGTTTCACTAATCATTAGTATGAGTTTATTGATTAAAGTAACGCAAACGCTTCCGATAGGAACTAGTTATGCGGTTTGGACTGGAATTGGTGCCATAGGAACTGTGGTGATTGGAATTTTATTTTTTAAAGAACCAATGGAATTCTGGAGATTATTTTTCCTTTCAACTTTAGTTTTATCTGTTGTGGGTCTCAAATTAGTATCACACTAA
- a CDS encoding MepB family protein: MKPIPTNKNTIPKFLLRLQKKLFDLYHLTIEEIQYDKESEDYNAIKFECKNKIIIFRTAKITPKKIGQFVTLWKRSKNGPIEPFHYKDNIDLYIIETINENRNGYFIFPKVVLNEKGILLGKYIGKRGFRVYPPWDTPNNKQGITTQNWQLIYFVESTDIKDNLEALKTHLEIFIK; the protein is encoded by the coding sequence ATGAAACCTATTCCAACTAATAAAAATACTATTCCCAAATTTCTATTAAGATTACAAAAAAAGTTATTCGATCTTTATCATTTAACCATTGAAGAAATCCAATACGATAAAGAAAGTGAAGACTATAATGCAATTAAATTCGAATGTAAAAATAAAATAATTATTTTTCGAACCGCAAAAATTACTCCAAAAAAAATCGGACAATTTGTAACTCTATGGAAACGGAGTAAAAATGGACCGATTGAACCATTTCATTACAAAGATAATATTGATCTTTATATCATAGAAACTATCAATGAAAATAGAAACGGTTACTTTATTTTTCCAAAGGTGGTTCTTAATGAAAAAGGAATTTTATTGGGTAAATATATAGGTAAACGAGGATTTAGAGTGTATCCGCCTTGGGATACGCCGAACAATAAACAAGGAATCACTACTCAAAACTGGCAATTAATCTATTTTGTTGAATCAACAGATATTAAAGATAATTTGGAAGCTTTGAAAACTCATTTAGAGATTTTTATAAAATAA
- a CDS encoding helix-turn-helix domain-containing protein — MKLLSLKIRPELAEIIESIWWFESGIGIPSSDSSIVVPHSSAKLIVPVCGKLTTEEFGVTNEYPLSKILITGIWDHPVSIRSSEYQINTLIFRLTTVGGYQIFPFPLHESTNKILYLSEIFGKSANSLEETISNIKDPYQISDSIQEFLINSKNLLNKENRIVNYVVNQIQLQQGQFFIQEIFEDIGYSKRYIDKLFQAYVGVSPKLISSIERFQSIYKTWAKTDILHFQKLGLLDLYYDQSHFIKEFKKYTGHSPNQFTSKENQFGKLFYKNL; from the coding sequence TTGAAATTATTGTCACTAAAGATAAGGCCTGAATTGGCTGAAATTATCGAAAGTATCTGGTGGTTTGAAAGTGGGATAGGCATTCCTAGCTCGGATAGTTCAATTGTTGTACCGCACAGTAGTGCAAAGTTGATCGTTCCTGTTTGTGGAAAATTAACTACCGAAGAATTTGGCGTAACAAATGAATACCCATTATCAAAAATTTTGATTACTGGGATTTGGGATCATCCAGTATCAATTCGATCATCGGAATATCAAATCAATACTCTTATCTTTCGACTGACCACTGTAGGTGGTTATCAAATCTTTCCATTCCCCTTACATGAATCAACCAATAAGATTTTATATCTGTCTGAAATTTTTGGAAAATCAGCAAACTCATTAGAAGAAACAATTAGTAACATTAAAGATCCATATCAGATTTCAGACAGTATTCAAGAATTCTTAATCAATTCAAAAAATTTATTAAATAAAGAAAATAGAATCGTGAATTATGTAGTTAATCAGATACAATTACAACAAGGACAGTTTTTCATTCAGGAAATTTTTGAAGATATTGGATACAGTAAACGTTATATAGATAAATTGTTTCAAGCTTATGTCGGAGTATCTCCTAAGCTGATTTCATCCATTGAGAGATTTCAATCAATTTACAAAACATGGGCGAAAACTGACATCCTTCATTTTCAGAAGCTTGGATTATTAGATTTATACTACGACCAGTCACATTTTATTAAAGAATTTAAAAAATACACTGGACATAGTCCGAATCAATTTACGTCCAAGGAAAATCAATTTGGTAAATTATTTTATAAAAATCTCTAA
- a CDS encoding LIC_13387 family protein, whose product MKSKWRLISAIGLMIFFLIGHTIGSLTRKDLKLETSLQTLQAMEKTLVELPGGLSNHTVDEFYQGMSLSLDISILLVIGILTICLTDGQLPGRSKSKLLLYAFFWNACVSIVSFRYIFPVPAFTCLFTAILLALEWYKVYFKSERI is encoded by the coding sequence ATGAAATCTAAATGGAGACTTATCAGCGCAATAGGATTAATGATTTTTTTTCTTATTGGTCATACAATTGGCAGCCTTACTAGGAAGGATTTAAAACTAGAAACCTCACTTCAGACCTTGCAAGCAATGGAAAAAACACTTGTCGAACTCCCTGGTGGCTTATCTAACCATACAGTTGACGAATTTTATCAAGGTATGAGTCTTTCCTTGGATATATCCATTTTACTCGTCATTGGCATTTTAACAATATGTTTAACAGATGGGCAATTACCTGGTCGCTCAAAAAGTAAATTACTATTATATGCCTTTTTTTGGAATGCGTGCGTTTCGATTGTAAGCTTTCGTTATATCTTTCCAGTGCCTGCTTTTACCTGTCTTTTCACCGCAATACTATTAGCATTAGAGTGGTATAAAGTATATTTTAAATCGGAAAGGATTTAA
- a CDS encoding thioesterase family protein, giving the protein MSQIYRKTLTTRHFDLDWNRHVTSRTYERFAYDARCEVLKEFGYPIELLLNLNISYFPGSTKVRFLNQQFVNSEITVESQIYGLDDASLLWKQTILGADGKKACEIETTSRLVQDGKNIRIPNVPEINILPYQFTIHPKPTLQNTVEHNYYIPFSDMNCFWNLPSDSIWKIFEEGRFLFFKEIVDLNLIKETDSTTFFMGGEILIYKQPDPGSYVKIISWIESFEKIRFYFRQDIIDSNGNLLASMKDEQLFVSLSNSRPRRAPAAFFDKIERFIE; this is encoded by the coding sequence ATGAGCCAAATTTACCGTAAAACCTTAACTACTCGACACTTTGATTTGGACTGGAATCGCCACGTTACAAGTCGTACGTATGAACGTTTTGCTTACGATGCGCGCTGCGAAGTTTTAAAAGAATTTGGATATCCCATTGAACTACTGTTAAACTTAAATATCAGTTATTTTCCAGGTTCAACGAAAGTGCGATTTCTGAACCAACAATTTGTTAATTCTGAAATTACCGTAGAATCTCAAATTTATGGCTTGGATGACGCAAGCCTACTCTGGAAACAAACAATCTTAGGAGCAGATGGAAAAAAAGCCTGCGAAATAGAAACAACATCCAGATTGGTTCAGGATGGAAAAAATATTCGCATCCCAAATGTGCCTGAAATCAATATTTTGCCATACCAATTTACAATCCATCCAAAGCCAACATTACAAAATACTGTTGAACATAATTATTATATACCGTTCAGTGATATGAATTGTTTTTGGAATTTACCATCGGATTCTATTTGGAAAATTTTCGAAGAAGGTCGTTTTCTATTTTTTAAAGAAATTGTTGATCTTAATTTAATCAAAGAAACTGACTCTACCACTTTTTTTATGGGCGGTGAAATTTTAATCTATAAGCAGCCGGACCCAGGCTCATATGTAAAAATTATTAGTTGGATCGAAAGTTTTGAAAAAATTCGATTCTACTTCAGACAAGACATCATTGATTCTAATGGAAATTTATTGGCGAGTATGAAAGATGAACAGCTATTTGTTTCTCTTTCAAATTCTAGACCAAGAAGAGCACCGGCAGCCTTCTTCGACAAAATCGAACGATTTATTGAATGA
- a CDS encoding pseudouridine synthase, with the protein MTKERLDKVLGNYGLGSRSDVKKEIHQGLVKVNGKVVKDPGFKVSLSDEVIYYEEILIRKEFYYFMMNKAPDCITATEDIREKTVMDYLSERHRNMNLFPVGRLDKETEGLLLFTTDGTLAHYYTSPKHFVEKEYYVEISAPVSDHDITAFEKGIELDDGYKTLPARLAIPDPSRLHIATVWLKEGKYRQIRRMFQSLGKEVIYLKRIKMGNLKLDPSIPLGSYRELTVEEESILKQKIPLIQ; encoded by the coding sequence ATGACAAAAGAACGTTTAGATAAAGTTTTAGGAAATTATGGATTAGGTTCTCGTTCTGATGTTAAAAAAGAGATACACCAGGGACTTGTTAAAGTTAACGGAAAGGTGGTTAAAGATCCTGGCTTTAAAGTTTCTCTCTCAGATGAAGTTATTTATTATGAAGAAATTTTAATTCGAAAAGAATTTTATTACTTCATGATGAACAAAGCCCCTGATTGTATCACTGCGACCGAAGATATTCGTGAAAAAACTGTGATGGATTATTTAAGTGAGAGACATCGGAATATGAATTTGTTTCCTGTTGGTCGATTAGATAAAGAAACAGAGGGACTTTTATTATTTACAACAGATGGAACACTTGCCCATTATTATACATCACCTAAACATTTTGTCGAAAAAGAGTATTATGTTGAAATTTCTGCTCCAGTCTCTGACCATGATATCACAGCATTTGAAAAGGGTATCGAATTAGATGATGGTTATAAAACCTTACCAGCAAGATTAGCCATTCCTGATCCTTCCCGGTTACATATAGCAACCGTTTGGTTAAAAGAAGGTAAATATCGACAAATTCGCAGAATGTTTCAAAGTTTAGGAAAGGAAGTTATTTATCTCAAACGAATCAAAATGGGAAATTTAAAATTGGATCCGTCAATTCCACTTGGTAGTTATCGAGAGTTGACAGTAGAAGAAGAATCCATTCTTAAACAGAAAATACCTCTCATTCAATAA
- a CDS encoding ABC transporter ATP-binding protein, whose translation MSDTFFRILKTSRIAFDLAYRSSPILTALICILTIANGLFPSTLVWIGKLIIDSILLSQIKSEDWITLLQSDTVSLVYAEGVLTILFFGSQKLYNIAYTLLRIRLGQEVNERILSKAIRLELTQFEDSETYDKMTQARTEASSKPLSMVTRFFTIAQSSITIISFFGLLIKLSPLASLILVVAAIPSFIAETKFSNHSFRLFRWKAKETREQVYLETLMAREDNAKEILLFNLGKDFLKRYKENFNKIYTEDKKLTIQKGMFSFLLGLLSQFAFYGSYVWIVCLSLLHKISLGEMTMYLVIFRQGQSTFSNALSAFGGIYEDHLYIENLMEFLELPILKRFGNKKGNSRSGIVFDSVSFLYPGAKEPSLSNVSFELKSEEKLAIVGENGSGKTTLIKLLTRLYSPTSGNIYLDGINLEDWDEDTLRRRFGVIFQNFVQYQFKVGENIGMGDVQKPQLEAEWIPAAKLGMAHDFVTRLEKGYSTRLGKWFQDGRELSGGQWQKVALSRAFMRTDADILILDEPTSAIDAEAEMKVFEHFREHTQGKTVILISHRFSTVRMADQILVLEQGKKTEWGSHEELLLNKGKYEKLFRLQQAGYQ comes from the coding sequence ATGTCCGATACCTTTTTTAGGATTCTCAAAACTTCGCGAATTGCTTTTGATTTGGCTTACAGAAGTTCTCCAATTTTAACCGCGCTAATCTGCATTTTAACTATAGCCAATGGCTTATTTCCTTCGACACTTGTATGGATCGGGAAACTAATTATTGATTCCATTTTATTAAGTCAAATAAAGTCAGAGGATTGGATTACCTTACTTCAATCAGATACAGTTTCCTTAGTATATGCGGAAGGTGTTTTAACGATTCTCTTTTTTGGTTCGCAGAAATTATATAATATTGCCTACACTCTGCTTAGAATTCGTTTAGGACAAGAAGTGAATGAAAGGATACTATCAAAAGCCATTCGACTAGAACTAACACAATTTGAAGATTCTGAAACCTATGATAAAATGACTCAGGCAAGGACAGAGGCTTCCTCCAAACCTCTTTCGATGGTTACTAGGTTTTTTACCATCGCACAATCATCTATTACCATTATAAGTTTTTTTGGGCTTCTTATCAAACTGTCACCATTGGCTTCTTTAATTTTAGTTGTGGCGGCAATCCCATCCTTTATTGCAGAAACTAAATTTTCAAATCATAGTTTTCGATTGTTCCGCTGGAAAGCTAAAGAAACAAGAGAACAAGTTTATCTTGAAACTCTCATGGCAAGAGAAGACAATGCAAAGGAAATTTTGCTATTTAATCTTGGAAAAGATTTTTTAAAAAGATATAAAGAAAATTTTAATAAAATATATACTGAAGATAAAAAACTTACAATTCAGAAAGGTATGTTTAGTTTTCTTTTAGGATTACTCAGCCAATTTGCATTTTATGGTTCTTATGTTTGGATAGTATGCCTTTCTTTATTACATAAAATCTCTTTAGGTGAAATGACAATGTATCTTGTCATATTCAGACAAGGTCAAAGTACTTTTTCTAATGCGCTATCAGCATTCGGTGGAATATATGAAGATCATTTATATATAGAAAATTTAATGGAATTTCTTGAATTACCAATTCTAAAACGTTTCGGAAATAAAAAAGGAAACAGTAGATCGGGCATAGTTTTTGATTCTGTTTCTTTTTTATATCCAGGAGCCAAAGAACCTTCACTTTCCAATGTTAGCTTTGAATTAAAATCTGAAGAAAAACTTGCCATAGTTGGAGAAAATGGATCAGGTAAAACAACTCTTATTAAACTTCTAACTCGATTATATTCACCTACATCAGGAAATATTTACTTAGATGGAATCAATTTAGAAGATTGGGATGAAGATACTTTACGCAGAAGATTCGGAGTTATTTTTCAAAACTTTGTACAATACCAATTCAAAGTTGGAGAAAATATTGGAATGGGTGATGTCCAAAAACCGCAATTGGAGGCAGAATGGATTCCAGCTGCTAAACTTGGAATGGCTCATGACTTTGTAACTCGTTTAGAAAAAGGATATTCTACAAGACTAGGAAAGTGGTTTCAAGATGGACGTGAATTGTCCGGAGGTCAATGGCAAAAGGTGGCATTATCTCGCGCTTTTATGCGCACAGACGCCGACATCTTGATCCTGGATGAACCTACTTCAGCAATTGATGCGGAAGCAGAAATGAAAGTGTTCGAACATTTCAGAGAGCATACACAAGGAAAAACTGTAATTTTGATTTCACATCGATTTTCTACGGTTAGAATGGCAGACCAAATTTTAGTCCTTGAACAGGGAAAAAAAACAGAATGGGGAAGCCACGAAGAGTTACTTCTAAATAAAGGAAAATATGAAAAACTCTTTCGATTACAACAAGCAGGTTATCAATAG
- a CDS encoding chemotaxis protein, giving the protein MEKQSVVDFAELWTNNIAKELESIFYIMATSLYGLKFLIQSLVHANIGMKREHLLLILQEYLIQNEQQLAYAICCEPNVIDLIDSEYANKEGHDTNGRFVPYCHRHSGRISIEPLQGYDTIGENEWYTLPRDLGEDLMMEPYDYPIEGKTVKMTSFMTNLFLHFKFAGILGADFSLEQLQAELSPKKIFGIGNTSLITYNGNFASHPDRETLGTFAETLTENAKKAIQRGESYTFIDKSNTARILKPVRIGQSKRPWSIMVEFNLISALKK; this is encoded by the coding sequence ATGGAAAAACAATCGGTAGTGGATTTTGCAGAACTGTGGACAAACAATATTGCTAAAGAACTCGAATCAATATTTTATATTATGGCAACCTCGTTGTACGGTTTAAAATTTCTTATTCAAAGTTTGGTACATGCTAATATTGGAATGAAAAGAGAACATTTGCTTCTTATTCTACAAGAATACTTAATTCAAAATGAACAGCAACTTGCCTATGCGATCTGTTGCGAACCGAATGTAATTGATTTAATAGATTCAGAATATGCAAACAAAGAAGGTCATGATACAAACGGAAGATTTGTTCCGTATTGTCATAGACATTCCGGAAGAATATCAATCGAACCTTTACAGGGTTATGATACAATCGGAGAAAATGAATGGTATACACTTCCACGCGACTTAGGCGAAGATTTAATGATGGAACCTTATGATTATCCCATCGAAGGAAAAACCGTAAAAATGACAAGTTTTATGACTAATTTATTTTTACATTTTAAATTTGCAGGTATTCTTGGTGCCGATTTTTCCCTGGAACAATTACAAGCGGAACTCTCTCCTAAAAAAATCTTCGGAATTGGAAATACCTCTCTCATTACCTACAACGGAAATTTTGCCTCCCATCCTGACCGGGAAACTTTAGGAACATTCGCAGAAACACTCACGGAAAATGCCAAAAAGGCAATTCAAAGAGGCGAAAGTTATACTTTTATTGATAAATCTAACACTGCAAGAATCCTAAAGCCAGTTCGAATTGGGCAAAGCAAAAGACCTTGGAGTATTATGGTCGAATTTAATTTAATTTCTGCTCTTAAAAAATAA
- a CDS encoding SDR family oxidoreductase, translating to MDIDSLLQDLKTLLDSPKELVTISEEKRLELMILCGKISRPDRNEVRKRNRTVRVEKKQTIKVQEKQKTALTGIRRARETAVFKAPLQISNSAGWSWDKAEELANPKPCYICKTPFTKLHFFYDSMCPACAEINYSKRFQTADLRGTVAVITGSRLKIGYQATLLLLRSGARVIATTRFPNDSAIRFSKETDFHLWKDRLQVFGLDLRHTPSVEIFCKFLENHLERLDILINNAAQTVRRPPGFYSHLLETEKLSVSELPQEAQKLLSFYQHCKQELDSYRSDSEMKDTATALAVSWNHKTPGVGIRSSAALSQIPYSHDNSNELEAVFPEGQLDADLQQVDLRKTNSWRLKLGEINTSEMLEVQLVNAVAPFVLCNRLVGIMRKDNTGKKHIINVSAMEGKFHRFKKEDRHPHTNMAKAALNMMTHTSAEDFAKDGIFMNAVDTGWVTDEDPIELAKRKQDLHDFQPPLDIVDGAARVVDPLFDGVNTGKHWIGKFLKDYFPIDW from the coding sequence ATGGACATAGATTCTTTGTTACAGGATTTAAAAACTCTTTTGGATTCCCCCAAGGAACTTGTAACGATCTCTGAGGAGAAAAGATTAGAACTCATGATTCTTTGCGGGAAGATATCTCGCCCTGATCGTAACGAGGTACGTAAAAGAAATAGAACTGTTCGCGTCGAAAAAAAACAAACCATTAAAGTTCAAGAAAAACAAAAGACTGCACTAACTGGAATTAGACGAGCAAGGGAAACAGCCGTGTTCAAAGCTCCTTTACAAATTTCCAATTCAGCTGGTTGGTCTTGGGATAAAGCAGAGGAATTAGCAAATCCAAAACCATGTTATATTTGCAAAACTCCATTTACAAAACTCCATTTTTTTTATGATTCCATGTGCCCTGCTTGCGCGGAAATCAATTATTCCAAAAGGTTTCAAACAGCAGACTTACGAGGAACAGTCGCAGTCATCACTGGTTCCAGATTAAAAATTGGGTATCAAGCAACCTTACTTTTGTTACGTTCTGGTGCAAGAGTCATTGCAACTACAAGGTTTCCGAATGATTCAGCAATTCGTTTTTCAAAGGAAACTGATTTTCATCTATGGAAAGATCGGTTACAAGTTTTTGGACTCGATTTAAGACACACTCCGAGTGTTGAAATTTTTTGCAAATTTTTAGAAAATCATTTAGAACGATTAGATATTTTAATTAACAACGCAGCACAAACGGTAAGACGGCCTCCAGGTTTTTATTCTCACCTTCTTGAGACAGAAAAGTTATCTGTATCTGAATTACCGCAAGAGGCACAAAAATTACTTAGTTTTTACCAACATTGCAAGCAAGAGTTAGATTCTTATAGGTCCGATTCTGAAATGAAAGACACCGCCACAGCCCTTGCTGTGAGTTGGAATCACAAAACTCCCGGCGTAGGAATTCGTTCATCTGCTGCACTTTCCCAAATTCCTTATTCCCATGACAATTCAAATGAATTAGAGGCAGTGTTTCCTGAAGGCCAATTAGATGCCGACTTACAACAAGTCGATCTTCGCAAAACGAATAGTTGGCGATTAAAACTTGGAGAAATTAATACTTCGGAAATGTTAGAAGTTCAGTTAGTAAATGCAGTGGCACCATTCGTACTTTGCAACCGCCTTGTTGGAATTATGCGTAAGGACAATACGGGGAAAAAACATATCATCAATGTGTCAGCTATGGAAGGTAAATTTCATAGATTTAAAAAAGAAGACCGTCACCCGCACACGAATATGGCAAAAGCAGCCCTCAATATGATGACTCATACGTCGGCTGAAGATTTTGCAAAAGACGGTATCTTTATGAATGCAGTGGACACAGGTTGGGTGACCGATGAAGATCCCATCGAACTTGCAAAAAGAAAACAAGACCTTCATGATTTTCAACCTCCTCTCGATATAGTGGACGGTGCCGCAAGAGTCGTTGATCCCCTGTTTGACGGTGTTAATACAGGAAAACATTGGATCGGAAAATTTCTGAAGGATTACTTCCCTATTGACTGGTAG
- a CDS encoding alkyl sulfatase dimerization domain-containing protein, giving the protein MKVKSIIFSLFIFLLVYCNSTKSKVVEKDSKHVHLEEFNVEFEKKIYEVTPGVYSAVGYGIANSILLVGNDGLIIIDTLDELKASKQVLEDFRKISSMPIKAIIYTHSHPDHIFGSGSFVTDGSPEVYAHESLLPTVQKLASETTPIIGTRSARMFGNYLEKNDLVNVGIGPYQGYNTDTKLDFVPPTKTFSDTLDIEVSGIKLKLIHAPGETDDQIYIYHPGKNILFVGDNFYKAFPNLYTIRGTWFRSLKHWYESLDIIRNIKPDHLVPSHGKPISGKSTIYEIITDYRDAVQFVHDQSLRGINAGYHPDDLVELIQLPEHLLKSPYLKEVYGKVSWSVRSAFNGNLGWFSGDSAELQPLERKVYADLIVDLAGGKENLIKYTKSKLQKKDYQTVLTLSGYLIRHDPKLKDVVSLRIEALEKLGSLESNANAKHYYLTEALELRNQFVAKIKVRPSPELLKRYPVKVILSSFVTNLDPKLSANTDEKVGFIFFDTKESYTIHLRRGVAEVIPGLLTETNLVVELNSQDWKEMLTRLKSPVTTLLKFRFKKGNLLSFTQFLKKFSPKEQILTLQIPTSQ; this is encoded by the coding sequence ATGAAAGTTAAATCCATTATCTTTAGTTTATTTATATTCCTACTCGTTTATTGTAACTCAACAAAATCAAAAGTTGTGGAAAAAGATTCTAAACATGTTCATTTGGAGGAGTTTAACGTAGAGTTTGAGAAAAAAATTTATGAAGTGACACCGGGAGTTTACTCTGCTGTAGGTTATGGAATTGCAAATTCAATCTTACTTGTTGGAAACGATGGTCTCATCATCATTGATACGTTAGATGAGTTAAAAGCATCAAAACAAGTATTAGAAGACTTTAGAAAAATTTCTTCTATGCCAATCAAAGCTATCATATATACACATAGTCACCCTGATCATATTTTTGGTTCTGGGTCATTTGTTACTGATGGATCACCGGAAGTTTATGCCCATGAAAGTTTACTTCCTACTGTTCAGAAATTGGCAAGTGAAACCACTCCGATCATTGGAACAAGAAGTGCTCGGATGTTTGGAAATTATTTGGAAAAAAATGATTTGGTAAATGTTGGAATTGGACCTTACCAAGGATACAACACGGATACCAAATTAGATTTTGTTCCTCCAACAAAAACGTTTAGTGACACTCTCGACATTGAAGTTTCTGGAATCAAATTGAAGCTGATCCATGCACCTGGTGAAACCGATGATCAAATCTATATTTACCATCCTGGAAAAAATATATTATTTGTAGGTGATAATTTTTATAAAGCTTTCCCGAATTTGTATACAATCCGAGGAACTTGGTTTCGTAGTTTAAAACATTGGTATGAGTCTCTAGATATCATTCGAAATATAAAACCAGATCATTTAGTCCCTAGTCATGGAAAACCAATCTCTGGAAAGTCAACAATTTATGAAATAATAACGGATTATAGAGATGCCGTACAATTTGTACATGATCAGTCTTTACGTGGAATCAATGCAGGTTACCATCCAGATGATTTAGTGGAATTGATTCAACTTCCAGAACACCTTCTAAAATCGCCTTATCTTAAGGAAGTTTATGGAAAAGTTTCATGGTCTGTTCGTTCTGCATTTAATGGAAATTTGGGTTGGTTTAGTGGTGACTCTGCTGAATTGCAACCATTGGAAAGAAAGGTTTATGCAGATTTGATTGTGGATTTAGCAGGAGGAAAAGAAAACTTAATCAAATACACAAAAAGTAAACTCCAAAAAAAGGATTACCAAACGGTATTAACACTTTCCGGATATTTAATTAGGCACGATCCCAAATTAAAAGATGTGGTATCATTGCGAATAGAGGCACTGGAAAAATTAGGTTCCTTAGAATCCAATGCCAATGCAAAACATTATTATCTTACGGAAGCTTTGGAGTTACGAAATCAGTTTGTTGCAAAAATTAAAGTAAGGCCTAGTCCTGAGTTGTTAAAACGATATCCTGTAAAAGTGATTCTCAGTAGTTTTGTAACGAATTTAGATCCGAAACTAAGTGCTAATACGGACGAGAAAGTAGGCTTTATTTTTTTTGATACGAAGGAATCCTACACCATTCATTTGCGAAGAGGAGTCGCAGAAGTGATTCCTGGACTACTCACAGAAACAAATCTGGTTGTGGAACTAAATTCTCAAGATTGGAAAGAAATGTTAACCAGATTAAAGTCACCTGTTACAACACTTCTTAAATTTAGATTTAAAAAGGGAAACTTGTTATCTTTTACACAGTTTCTAAAGAAGTTTTCACCGAAAGAACAAATCCTAACATTACAAATTCCTACCAGTCAATAG
- a CDS encoding MBL fold metallo-hydrolase: protein MKSNQTKSLYFNILFLSVCLLTLSCSWDRFVISRVNESTIVKAKAAKELLDKDKITIVLTGTGSPLPSESIQNSTAIFVNGQFLVFDAGDGVAMAMEKLNLPVSEITSVFITHFHSDHFADLGEVIDRSWLLGRQKPLTIHGPKGISDLVNGFLKSYQSEFYYRTKHHGDAVMPSQWKGAKTNEFAPKSDGSSKIVYEKDGVIVYAFYVNHVPVEPAVGYRLEYKGKSIVISGDTADSEFLKKQSFGADYLISEVMNKSMIAKIETAYDSINNSRLSKIMKDIQLYHIDAFELGNLAEEAKVKTLVLTHMIPFVSGYVQTKAIYKDPIQKVYHGDLIIGHDGKRIEIPLP, encoded by the coding sequence ATGAAGTCAAATCAAACCAAATCACTCTATTTCAATATCTTATTTTTGTCTGTATGTTTACTCACACTGTCTTGTTCATGGGATCGTTTTGTCATTAGTCGTGTGAATGAAAGTACAATTGTAAAAGCCAAAGCGGCAAAAGAACTTTTGGATAAGGATAAAATTACGATTGTTCTTACAGGAACAGGTTCGCCACTTCCCTCAGAAAGTATCCAGAATTCCACTGCTATATTTGTGAATGGGCAGTTTTTGGTATTTGACGCCGGTGATGGTGTGGCAATGGCAATGGAAAAATTAAATTTACCGGTAAGTGAAATCACTTCGGTTTTTATTACACATTTTCATTCGGATCATTTTGCTGACTTGGGTGAGGTGATTGACCGCAGTTGGTTACTAGGAAGACAAAAACCTCTGACAATCCACGGTCCTAAAGGAATTTCGGATCTAGTGAATGGATTTTTAAAGAGTTATCAATCGGAATTTTATTACCGCACCAAACACCACGGTGATGCAGTAATGCCATCGCAGTGGAAAGGGGCTAAAACCAATGAGTTTGCACCTAAATCGGATGGATCTTCAAAAATTGTATATGAAAAAGATGGAGTCATTGTATATGCTTTTTATGTAAACCATGTACCAGTAGAACCAGCTGTGGGTTATCGCCTTGAATATAAGGGTAAATCTATAGTGATATCTGGTGATACTGCGGATTCAGAGTTTCTCAAAAAACAGTCATTTGGTGCTGATTATTTAATTTCAGAAGTTATGAATAAGTCAATGATTGCAAAAATTGAAACAGCTTATGATTCGATAAATAATTCAAGATTAAGTAAAATTATGAAAGATATCCAGTTGTATCATATAGATGCTTTTGAGTTGGGGAATTTGGCTGAAGAAGCTAAAGTAAAAACATTAGTTTTAACTCATATGATTCCCTTCGTTAGCGGATATGTTCAAACCAAAGCAATATATAAAGATCCAATCCAAAAGGTATATCATGGAGATTTGATCATTGGACATGACGGCAAAAGAATCGAAATTCCATTGCCATGA